GGAGCGGCCGCTCGGCGAGGTCGTGAAGGGCATGGTGGACCCGATGCTCGGCCCCGACCACGCGCTCGCACAGGAGGAGGAAGGGCAACGGATCCGGCGGGCGCTCGACCGGCTCGACGCGCGGTGCCGCGAGCTCCTGCGGCGCTTCCACATGGAGGGGACGCCGATCCGGGAGCTCGCGCGGGGCACGCGCATCAACACGGTCGAGGTGACGCTGACGCGGTGCCGCCAGCGGCTCTACGCCGCGTTCCTCTCGCTCTACGTCGAGGCCGGCGACCCGCGCTGGCGCGCGCGCGTCGCCGAGGTGGCGACGCGCCTGTCGGGCGAGCTCGCGAAGGTCTTTCGCGCGTGGTGGCTCGACAACCGGTCCGTGCTCGCCATTAGCCGTGAGATCGGGCGGGAGCCGGCCGAGGCCCGGGCGCTCCTCGGCCGCGCGAAGGCCGAGGTGTGGCGGCTCCTCTCGGAGACGGCTCGGTCATGACCGGCGCCGAGCGCGACTTCGAGCAGTTCTCCCGGCGGCTCGACGATGAGTGGCGGCGCGAGCGGCTCCGCGCGTCGGTGCCGCCGTCGCTCGGCGCCGCCGCCGAGGCCTCGCTGCTCGAGGAGCTCGAGCGCGCCGATCCGCTCGGCGCGGCGGGCGGAGGATGGCTCGGGGCGCTGCGAGAGGCGTTCGGGACGTGGCCCGGGCGCCTGGCGTTCGCGGGCGTCGCGTGCGCCTTCCTCGTGGTCGGCCTCGCGCTCGGCCGCGCCACGACGGGCCGGCGGATCGCGACCGGCGGCATCCCGCCGACGCCGATCGAGGCGCCCGAGTACAAGCCGGGGGCGCGCAAGGCGCTCGGAATCGGCGCGCCGGTCAAGCCCGAATCGGAGAAGAAGTTCCAGGAGGCGATGGCCTTCTACGGCTCGCCCGGGTTCGCCGCGAACGCCCTGCCCGCGCTCCGCGAGGCGGTCGCGCTCGACGGCACGAACGACGAGGCGCAGTTCTGGCTCGGCGTGGCACTGCTCCTCGGCGGCAAGACGGCCGAGGCGGTCCCGCCGCTCGAGGAGGCGGTCCGGCTCGCGCCGGGAAGCGCCCAGTACAAGCAGTACCTCCTCTACGCGTACCTCCTCACCGGCGACGTGGAGCGGGCCCTCCGCGTCCAGACCGAGCTCCTGAAGCGGTGATGCGCCCGAACGCGCTCGTGCTCGCCGCGCTCGCGGTCGTCGCGGCCGGCCTCGATCCGGCGCAGGCACAGGAGCGCCCGCTGCCGCTCTCCG
This genomic stretch from Candidatus Methylomirabilota bacterium harbors:
- a CDS encoding sigma-70 family RNA polymerase sigma factor: MSARRSELELFRAIASAANPADLAEFADRLRRCAHWVLRRMAGGHTVAGEADDIVSDALLRLEQLRERGFSGGEREFRSYLYKVVVSACVEAMNHRRWAASLDAPVTLPDGEERPLGEVVKGMVDPMLGPDHALAQEEEGQRIRRALDRLDARCRELLRRFHMEGTPIRELARGTRINTVEVTLTRCRQRLYAAFLSLYVEAGDPRWRARVAEVATRLSGELAKVFRAWWLDNRSVLAISREIGREPAEARALLGRAKAEVWRLLSETARS